One Streptomyces fagopyri DNA window includes the following coding sequences:
- a CDS encoding DUF5302 domain-containing protein, with the protein MTAESQPQEGSEPTEAESTALTPDEDGQYDLKRKFREALERKRGTQTDGTGGNGKPDASKIRGAHGPASSQRSFRRKSGG; encoded by the coding sequence ATGACTGCCGAGTCACAGCCACAAGAAGGTTCGGAGCCCACCGAGGCCGAGAGCACCGCCCTGACGCCCGACGAGGACGGCCAGTACGACCTGAAGCGGAAGTTCCGGGAGGCTCTGGAGCGCAAGCGCGGGACGCAGACGGACGGCACCGGAGGCAACGGCAAACCGGACGCCTCGAAGATCCGCGGAGCGCACGGACCGGCGTCCAGCCAGCGGTCGTTCCGCCGCAAGAGCGGCGGCTGA
- a CDS encoding twin-arginine translocase TatA/TatE family subunit, translated as MSELAVILLVVVVVLGIRKLPELTRSAGKAARIFKSETGALKERNSGGGPAGSDRIVQGTVVEEDTRSPRT; from the coding sequence ATGAGCGAACTGGCCGTGATCCTGCTGGTCGTCGTCGTGGTCCTCGGGATCAGGAAACTGCCCGAGCTGACCCGGTCGGCGGGGAAGGCGGCCCGGATCTTCAAGAGCGAGACCGGGGCGCTCAAGGAGCGGAACTCCGGTGGCGGGCCCGCCGGTTCGGACCGGATCGTCCAGGGCACGGTCGTGGAGGAGGACACGCGGTCACCGCGTACCTGA
- a CDS encoding CAP domain-containing protein has product MASPAERGTGDVGAHGRRAGGKGASAEGRWSGGPWTSWRTVTTARPATVPGSPAPAARLGAPDAAAPGSRVVDHVVALVNRARGKAGCSPVTLNAKLSKAARRHSADMAGHRNMSHRGSDGSGPGRRITRAGYDWSAYGENVAYGYSTAAAVMAAWMSSPGHRRNILTCGFTEIGVGLAQPGSYWTQDFGTGRRSVPSGSARPSGVLGGAAAGRA; this is encoded by the coding sequence ATGGCCTCCCCGGCGGAACGGGGGACCGGGGATGTCGGGGCCCACGGCCGGAGGGCGGGTGGGAAGGGGGCGTCCGCCGAGGGGCGGTGGAGCGGTGGACCATGGACCTCGTGGCGGACGGTGACGACTGCACGGCCGGCCACCGTGCCCGGCTCCCCTGCACCCGCCGCGCGCCTGGGCGCCCCCGACGCGGCGGCCCCGGGTTCCCGGGTCGTGGATCACGTCGTGGCCCTCGTCAACAGGGCTCGTGGCAAGGCGGGTTGCTCACCGGTGACGCTGAACGCGAAGCTGTCGAAGGCCGCTCGGCGTCACAGTGCGGACATGGCGGGCCACCGGAACATGTCCCATCGGGGATCCGACGGTTCGGGTCCGGGCCGGCGGATCACCCGTGCCGGCTACGACTGGAGCGCGTACGGCGAGAACGTCGCGTACGGATACTCCACCGCCGCCGCGGTCATGGCGGCCTGGATGTCCAGCCCCGGCCACAGGCGCAACATCCTGACGTGCGGGTTCACGGAGATCGGCGTCGGCCTCGCACAGCCCGGCAGCTACTGGACCCAGGACTTCGGAACAGGCCGCCGGTCGGTGCCTTCCGGCAGTGCGCGCCCTTCTGGCGTACTCGGTGGCGCTGCGGCCGGGCGGGCGTGA
- a CDS encoding alpha-L-rhamnosidase, which translates to MISRRNILAGAAATVSAVAVGAGPAVAAPSASAPAGARHGAPRVTVPTVEYVQHPLGIDAQHPRLSWPVASDEPGMRQSAYQIRVASSAPGLSHPDVWDSGKVTSGDSVLVPYAGPRLEPRTRYFWTVRVWGTDGGVSGWSEPSWWETGLMDAAQWSAQWVSAPPALTDAPSLEGSAWIWFPEGDPANSAPAVTRWFRRGVELPGGITAATLAITADNVYAVSVNGTEVARTDLATDNEGWRRPAVVDVLAQVRSGTNVLAVSATNASEGPAGLVAVLTLHTASGEQRIVTDASWRSTDKEPAGAWREAGFDDSAWPAAKEAAAWGAGPWGRVVPASYAANQLRHEFRLPRKKVSRARLYATALGLYEAHLNGRRVGRDQLAPGWTDYRERVQYQTYDVTALLRSGGNALGVYVAPGWYAGNVGMFGPHQYGERPALLAQLEVEYADGTSERITSGPDWRATSGPIVAADLLGGETYDARKETAGWTSPGFDDRAWLAVRGAGDAVPARIVAQVDGPVRVAEELPVKKVTEPEPGVFVLDLGQNMVGSVRLRVKGRAGTTVRLRHAEVLNPDGTLYTANLRTAAATDTYTLKGGGEETYEPRFTFHGFRYVELTGFPGTPTAKAVTGRVMHTSAPFTFEFETNVPMLNQLHSNITWGQRGNFLSVPTDTPARDERLGWTGDINVFAPTAAYTMESARFLSKWLVDLRDGQTADGAFTDVAPMVGTVGNGVAGWGDAGVTVPWSLYQAYGDRQVLEDAWPSVRSWLKYLEKNSDRLLRPAGGYGDWLNVDDETPKDVIATAYFAHSADLASRIAQEIGEDTAPWLDLFGRIREAFQRAYVTAEGRVKGDTQTAYVLSLSMNLLPDALRKAAADRLVALIEAKDWHLSTGFLGTPRLLPVLTDTGHTDVAYRLLQQRTFPSWGYQIDKGSTTMWERWDSIKPDGSFQTPDMNSFNHYAYGSVGEWMYTNIAGIAAGRPGYREIVVRPRPGGDVTSARATFTSVYGPVSTQWHQRSGRFTLTCGVPPNTTAEVWIPAADRRAVTHDHGTFLREEDGCAVYRVGSGTHRFSA; encoded by the coding sequence GTGATCAGTAGGAGGAACATCCTGGCGGGCGCGGCGGCCACGGTGAGTGCCGTGGCCGTCGGAGCCGGACCAGCCGTGGCCGCACCGTCCGCATCCGCTCCGGCGGGAGCCCGGCACGGCGCCCCGCGCGTCACGGTGCCGACCGTCGAGTACGTTCAGCACCCTTTGGGCATCGACGCTCAACACCCCCGGCTGAGCTGGCCGGTGGCCTCGGACGAGCCGGGCATGCGCCAGAGCGCCTATCAGATTCGCGTCGCCTCCAGCGCCCCGGGTCTCTCCCACCCTGACGTCTGGGACAGCGGGAAGGTCACCTCCGGCGACTCGGTCCTCGTGCCCTACGCGGGCCCCCGACTCGAGCCGCGGACACGCTACTTCTGGACCGTGCGGGTGTGGGGCACCGACGGCGGTGTCTCCGGCTGGAGCGAGCCGTCGTGGTGGGAGACCGGTCTCATGGACGCCGCCCAGTGGTCCGCGCAGTGGGTCTCCGCTCCCCCGGCCCTCACCGACGCGCCGTCCCTCGAAGGCAGTGCCTGGATCTGGTTCCCGGAGGGGGACCCGGCCAACAGCGCCCCGGCGGTGACCCGTTGGTTCCGCCGTGGCGTCGAGCTCCCCGGCGGAATCACCGCGGCGACCCTGGCCATCACCGCGGACAACGTCTACGCCGTCTCCGTGAACGGCACCGAGGTGGCCCGCACCGACCTGGCGACGGACAACGAGGGCTGGCGCCGTCCGGCCGTCGTCGACGTCCTCGCCCAGGTCCGTTCCGGCACGAACGTCCTCGCGGTCTCGGCGACCAACGCGAGCGAGGGACCCGCCGGCCTGGTTGCCGTCCTCACGCTCCACACCGCGTCGGGCGAGCAGCGGATCGTCACCGACGCCTCGTGGAGGTCGACGGACAAGGAACCCGCCGGCGCCTGGCGCGAAGCCGGTTTCGACGACAGCGCCTGGCCCGCGGCCAAGGAGGCCGCCGCGTGGGGAGCGGGACCGTGGGGCCGGGTCGTCCCCGCTTCGTACGCCGCCAACCAGCTGCGGCACGAGTTCAGGCTGCCCCGCAAGAAGGTCTCCCGTGCGCGCCTGTACGCCACGGCCCTCGGTCTGTACGAGGCCCATCTCAACGGCCGCCGCGTGGGCCGTGACCAGCTCGCTCCGGGCTGGACCGACTACCGCGAGCGCGTCCAGTACCAGACTTACGACGTCACCGCGCTGCTGCGGTCGGGCGGCAACGCCCTCGGCGTGTACGTGGCGCCGGGCTGGTACGCGGGCAACGTCGGCATGTTCGGTCCCCACCAGTACGGTGAACGCCCCGCGCTGCTTGCTCAGTTGGAGGTCGAGTACGCCGACGGGACGAGCGAGCGGATCACCTCGGGACCGGACTGGCGGGCCACCTCCGGGCCGATCGTCGCCGCCGATCTGCTGGGAGGCGAGACGTACGACGCGCGCAAGGAGACCGCCGGCTGGACCTCGCCCGGTTTCGACGACCGGGCCTGGCTCGCCGTCCGTGGCGCGGGCGACGCCGTTCCCGCCCGGATCGTCGCGCAGGTGGACGGTCCGGTCCGGGTGGCCGAGGAACTCCCGGTCAAGAAGGTGACCGAACCCGAGCCGGGAGTCTTCGTCCTCGACCTGGGCCAGAACATGGTCGGCTCCGTGCGTCTGCGGGTGAAGGGCAGGGCGGGAACGACCGTACGTCTGCGGCACGCCGAGGTCCTCAACCCGGACGGCACCCTGTACACCGCGAACCTGCGCACGGCCGCGGCGACCGACACGTACACCCTCAAGGGCGGCGGCGAGGAGACCTACGAGCCCCGCTTCACCTTCCACGGCTTCCGCTACGTCGAACTGACCGGTTTCCCCGGCACCCCCACCGCGAAGGCCGTGACCGGCCGCGTCATGCACACGTCCGCCCCCTTCACCTTCGAGTTCGAGACGAACGTCCCGATGCTCAACCAGCTGCACAGCAACATCACCTGGGGCCAGCGCGGCAACTTCCTCTCCGTCCCGACGGACACCCCCGCGCGCGACGAGCGGCTGGGCTGGACCGGCGACATCAACGTCTTCGCGCCGACGGCGGCCTACACGATGGAGTCGGCCCGCTTCCTCAGCAAGTGGCTCGTCGACCTGCGCGACGGGCAGACGGCGGACGGCGCGTTCACGGACGTGGCGCCCATGGTCGGCACGGTCGGCAACGGCGTCGCCGGGTGGGGCGACGCGGGAGTCACGGTCCCCTGGTCCCTGTACCAGGCGTACGGGGACCGGCAGGTGCTGGAGGACGCCTGGCCGTCGGTCCGGTCCTGGCTGAAGTACCTGGAGAAGAACAGCGACAGGCTGCTGCGGCCGGCCGGCGGATACGGAGACTGGCTGAACGTCGACGACGAGACGCCGAAGGACGTCATCGCCACCGCGTACTTCGCGCACAGTGCCGACCTCGCGTCCCGGATCGCCCAGGAGATCGGCGAGGACACCGCTCCCTGGCTCGATCTCTTCGGCCGGATACGCGAGGCGTTCCAGCGGGCCTATGTCACCGCCGAGGGCAGGGTGAAGGGTGACACACAGACGGCGTACGTCCTCTCCCTGTCCATGAACCTGCTGCCGGACGCCCTGAGGAAGGCCGCGGCCGACCGTCTCGTCGCCCTGATCGAGGCCAAGGACTGGCATCTGTCGACGGGTTTCCTCGGTACGCCCCGGCTGCTGCCCGTCCTCACCGACACGGGCCACACCGACGTCGCCTACCGGCTGCTGCAGCAGCGCACGTTCCCCAGCTGGGGTTACCAGATCGACAAGGGCTCCACCACGATGTGGGAACGCTGGGACTCCATCAAACCCGACGGGAGCTTCCAGACCCCGGACATGAACTCCTTCAACCACTACGCCTACGGCTCGGTCGGCGAGTGGATGTACACGAACATCGCCGGTATCGCGGCGGGCCGGCCCGGCTACCGCGAGATCGTCGTACGGCCCCGCCCGGGCGGCGACGTCACCTCCGCCCGCGCCACGTTCACCTCGGTCTACGGTCCTGTCTCCACCCAGTGGCACCAGCGGTCCGGCCGTTTCACGCTGACCTGCGGCGTGCCTCCCAACACGACGGCGGAGGTGTGGATCCCCGCGGCTGACCGACGCGCGGTCACCCACGACCACGGCACCTTCCTGCGCGAGGAGGACGGCTGCGCGGTGTACCGGGTCGGTTCCGGCACCCACCGGTTCAGCGCGTAG
- a CDS encoding TerD family protein: MGVSLGKGGNVSLSKEAPGLTAVLVGLGWDVRTTTGADFDLDASALLLNTSGKVVSDQHFVFYNNLKSPDGSVEHTGDNLTGEGEGDDESVKVNLAAVPADVDKIVFPVSIHDAEARGQSFGQIRNAFIRVVNQAGGTELARYDLSEDASTETAMVFGELYRNGAEWKFRAVGQGYASGLAGIAADFGVNV; the protein is encoded by the coding sequence ATGGGTGTTTCCCTGGGCAAGGGCGGCAACGTCTCGCTGAGCAAGGAGGCGCCGGGTCTGACCGCGGTGCTGGTGGGGCTGGGCTGGGACGTTCGGACCACCACCGGCGCGGACTTCGACCTGGACGCCTCCGCGCTCCTGTTGAACACGTCGGGCAAGGTCGTCTCGGACCAGCACTTCGTCTTCTACAACAACCTGAAGAGCCCGGACGGTTCGGTCGAGCACACCGGCGACAACCTGACCGGCGAGGGCGAGGGCGACGACGAGAGTGTCAAGGTGAACCTCGCTGCCGTACCCGCCGACGTCGACAAGATCGTCTTCCCGGTGTCGATCCATGACGCCGAGGCCCGCGGGCAGAGCTTCGGACAGATCCGTAACGCCTTCATCCGGGTGGTCAACCAGGCCGGCGGCACCGAACTCGCCCGCTACGACCTGTCCGAGGACGCCTCCACGGAGACCGCGATGGTCTTCGGGGAGCTGTACCGCAACGGTGCCGAGTGGAAGTTCCGCGCGGTGGGCCAGGGGTACGCCTCCGGACTGGCAGGGATCGCAGCCGACTTCGGCGTCAACGTCTGA
- a CDS encoding peptidylprolyl isomerase, whose product MSDNVYFDITINDEPAGRIVFKLFDEEVPKTARNFRELATGEHGFGYEGSSFHRVIPDFMLQGGDFTRGNGTGGKSIYGEKFADENFQLKHTKPGQLSMANAGPNTNGSQFFITTIVTDWLDNKHVVFGEVVEGMDIVKQVEALGSRDGSTKAKVTIAKSGVVGA is encoded by the coding sequence ATGAGCGACAACGTCTACTTCGACATCACCATCAACGACGAGCCCGCGGGACGGATCGTCTTCAAGCTGTTCGACGAAGAGGTACCCAAGACCGCGAGGAACTTCCGCGAGCTGGCCACGGGCGAGCACGGCTTCGGCTACGAGGGTTCGAGCTTCCACCGGGTCATCCCGGACTTCATGCTGCAGGGCGGCGACTTCACCCGGGGCAACGGCACCGGCGGCAAGAGCATCTACGGCGAGAAGTTCGCCGACGAGAACTTCCAGCTCAAGCACACCAAGCCCGGTCAGCTGTCGATGGCGAACGCGGGGCCGAACACCAACGGCTCGCAGTTCTTCATCACCACCATCGTGACCGACTGGCTCGACAACAAGCACGTCGTCTTCGGCGAGGTCGTCGAGGGCATGGACATCGTCAAGCAGGTCGAGGCTCTCGGCTCCCGCGACGGTTCCACCAAGGCGAAGGTCACGATCGCCAAGTCCGGCGTCGTCGGGGCCTGA